ACTATAATCATAGCAACAGTAGCAAATAAGATCAAAATCAAGAATACAGGTGATCAAGCATAGACTAATCgtgtcgggttcggtccatgcttgacatcaatgaagggggatttaagggtcaattgggtttaactctctggtccagagtaccgtgaataaccccctgcgagatgaggatctcagcaagggtggttaaacatagacccaccatcgacggGTCGTCCGGTTAGCGATGGCTCGCGCTAGGAATAAGGtttatgttcatagaacgttaccaGTATATCGAGAGTATCTAGTGATATGATGTGAATCCGGTAGCGCGGGTATAGAATGCGCTATGTGAATAGTGCGGTTAGTCCGTACGTGGGTACtaaaaatagtatgtgtgtaaCTTCCCAAAAAACGGATCTCTTGCCTTGTGATTCGAGTTCGTTATTTATAGACACAGTACCGTTTGCCTATTGGAGCCACGTGTTCCACGTTGCTTTCTTGTCTGTACTACCTGGTCGTCCAGAGGAGGGGACCAGGGAACAGTACTATTACTTTTTGCTAGCCGTCGGTCTTTGTACAGAGATCGTGGTAAGTACAGGACACGTCATCTTTATACAGTGAGCTATCCTCAAATTGGCACTCCCAAGCGCACATTTACTTGCGCCTGCAGTGCCAGAGCGCGAGGGATGTGCACATATGGTGCAAGTGTGGTGCGCAACACGAgctaatcgggtatgcgtatcattaagtcccccaagtTCAATATTATACGCAAGTATTGCGCATGGTGTCGAACTCAACTATTAATTCCATAGCAGGTGTGACGTGACAACCATCACATCACGTGTTCCGTTGCATTAAATTCTCTCTCTTCATTTTGTGTTCTGACACGTGTACAGTCAAGATCGATTACAGCCGTCATTTTCCCTTCTATAAATAGAACTTTCTTCACTCATTTTTCACTTTTCTTGCTTTTTTCTTTCTAACATGGCTTATTGCGCTGATTCTTCCAATGTTGATTCTATTCCTTCGTCCATCTCGACTGAATATGTAGCGCATATCTCGAAGCGCTACCCTCTTATGAGATCATTGTCACCCGTTGTTCCTAGTCATTTAGATCGGGCTAACCGTTCTCTTAGTGGAAAGGTGGCCGTATATAGCGTAGTTTTTGAGCGGGGGAATATGCGCATTCCCCCCATAAATTTTATTTTGCGCATGCTTTCTCATTTCAACATTGGTGTGGGTCAGTTAGACCCTGATAGTGCTTATCGCCTAGTTGTATTCCAGATGTGGTTCAAGGCACATGATTTTATTCCTACGGTGAACTtgttcaagaatatattttcttttgAACGGTTCGATACCGGCTGGTTCTCTTTTCGTGACAATGTCCACTTTACTGGTGAACCACTAGAGGAAAGTCCACCGGACTGGAAAGAACGCTACTTCTTCGTGGATGATACCTTCATTCCTCTAGAGTTTTTGAATGTGGGTTCCTGGCAATATGGTTTTGACGGGAGCTTAAATACAGCGCCACCTTTAAGTTCAAGGAAAAGGTCAAAGTTGGACAAGTGTGTGGGTCGCGCGCTTCCCTTACGTGCGTATAGCAACAACGTGCTGTATGCCGGGGGATATCCAAGCAATGGACAGATCCCAACTACTATCCCCACTTCAGTCGCCATTTGCAAGGTATGCAGTGCTTTTTACTTTCTTCTCTTTTACTCCTTCCTTAACGTCTTTATCTTTTGTTGACAGCGATTCCCTTCTCCGAGTACCTTGAATTCTCTTCTTCTGTGTCTGTGGTGGTGGATCGTATACCTTTGGGGAAAGGTTTTTTGGCTAAGCGCCCCGTTATCACAGCCTCTGCCTCTGGGTCCTCGCGCAGGAAGAAGGAGAGGGTTTTAGCGCAGTATGCTGATTTGCCCAAGCGATGTCCTCGTGGGAAACTTGTTCTGTCACATAGTGACGCTCCTGCTCCGAAGAAGCGTAAAAGACCAACCGCTTCTTCTTCATCGAAGCGCGCTCGTACTAGTATGCTTCGTGTTTCTTTTGTTACTTACTTTGCTTATGCGTTGACGATACTCATCATCATTATTCCTACTCAGATGACGGGCGTAATGCGGAAGGGAGCGTGAACAAACCTCACCCGTCCCCCATTCAGGTTGATAGTGACTCCTCTGTTGAAAAACAGTGCCCTAACTCGATGGGGTCTGCTAAAGGTAGGAATGTCCAGAGCGCCAGGCCGAGCAGTGGGTCTTCTGGCGAGGAAATGTCCATAACGAGGGACACCATAATGCGCCTTTGCGGCAAGCTTGAAAATCTGCAACAGGCTAATAAAAAGATACAGGCACAACTAGATTGTGCTAACCGCCAGAATAGTGACCATGAGGAAGCTATTCGTGCGCTTAGGGCACAGTGCACTGAATCGGAGCGGCGAGCGAAGTCGGCTGTTCATGAGTTATGAGTGTTAAAGGCAGGTCTTCCTCGTATAGTGGGTCACGCTTTAAATAGCGATGCCCTAAATGATCGCTATGAGAGTGCCTTAAAAGCTATACAGGATATTGAGCGTCTCCACTTTTGGGACATCATGAAGGAGCATATTCAAGTGCCCACCATTCTTCCTAAAGGTATCCTGGATTTCCTTATTCCAGAAGCACAAAAAGCCGCTAGGGAGGCTTGCAGAGCCTTACATTACGCCACATTCCTATTCCCCGGCTCGAGGAGTTGTTACGCAATTCGCGAGTGATGGCGCAAGATTTAGTAGATTCTAAATTGTAGTTTTACTTTGTAATGTCATAATGCGTTATGACGAGTGTAACATTTTGTACCATTTGTATTTTTTGAAAAATAGAAAATATATTATCGTGATGTAGACTTGTGGTACGTCGATTGTTTGTATTATTGCTTTGTTATCGATAATCATCGTTATTTTTTACTCTTGGCGTGTCATCGCTAATCTTTATGTGCGTTGATGTGTACTCAATACACACTTGGATCGTTTGCTCGTAGTCGCGTCAAAGAGTCTTTCAAACGTTAGTTTGGGGTTGTGGTCAAGTGCGACCAACACTTTtttgtttatagtcatgacttgcagatccctAGGTCTGCTCGGGTGGAACTAGGTCAACCCAATGACCGTCGCTCTCCGGTAAAATAGTATAGTCTGTCGTCAAACAGACTTCTGCCGCGCGAGAGTTAGGGAAAGTCATCCCTTATGTAGGCAGGAACGCACTAGTATCGTACTGTGCGCATGCAGTTCAAGTCATAGAGCTATTCAGTTCCGAGAGGTAAATGAAATCATAACCGAAAATGACTTAATGCTTTAATATAATCGAAAAACGATTTTACAATAACGCAGCACATGGTCGACCTACAAAGGCGCGTTGTTTAGTAATTACATGTAAATCTAGAGAAAGTAAGTGAGTGATCAATTCTCCTATTTTCTATATTACATGTATCATTTTTTAAGCGCGGTAGCATTCCAGGTCCGCTTGATTGGATTTCCCTTAAGCTCTGCCAGTTTGTAAGTTTTAGTGTTACTGATCCCaatgaccttataaggtccttcccagtTTGGCCCCAACTTCCTAGTGTTTTGGGCCCTACTCGCTTGGTTGTCACGCCACACAAGATCTCCTACCTTGTAAGTTCTTGCCCTTATGCGCTTGTCGTAATATTTTGCAATGCGTTGCTTGTTGGTGGCTTCGCGGATCGCTGCCATTTCCCTGCGCTCCTCTGCATAATTTAGATTAGTGCGCAGCCTTTCGTCATTTTCACCTTCACTGTATGACAGAATTCTTTTCGTTGGAACTGTTATTTCTGCAGGGATTATCACCTCTGAACCGTATACCAAACTGAACGGTGTCTCTCATGTGCTGTTCTTGTGCATTGTTCTGTGTGCCCATAGGACTTTGGGTAACTCATCCACCCATCCGATGCGCTTCATTCCCAACCTTGCTTTGATGGCATGCACAATATCTCTATTAGTAACCTCACATTGGCCATTGGCCTGGGGTGCGCGACGGAGGTGAAACGTTGTTTGATGTTCAAATCCTGACACCAGCTGCGGAAGGGGTTGCCTTCAAATTGTGTACCGTTGTTAGGTATGCCGAACCTGCACACAATGCTTTCTCAGAAAAAATCTCTGATCTGCTTACTGGTGATGCTGCGCAGGGGTTTCGCTTCCACCCATTTGGTAAAGAAGTCAATAGCGACCACTAGGTATTCAGCATTCCCTGCGCCCTTTAGGAAAGGTCCGACTATATCTATAGCCCATTTGCAGAACGGCCACGGTGACGTGATGGGTATCATGGGGTGTTGTGGCACCCTGCTAACGGGTGCGTGCAATTGGAATTCTTGGCAAACTTTTATCCTCTCTGCTGTGTCAGCGTACATTCGGGGCCAATAATACCTTAGCCGTTTAATCCTCTCGGTGACTGTCCTCTACCCAAAATGTAACCCACAAGATCCCTTGTGAATCTCGTCAATAATCGTAGCGGCCTCTTTGGGTCCCACGCGGCGTAGGGATGCGCCTAGATAAGACTTTCGATATAGGATTTCCCCTCGTAGTTCGTAATTTGGCGCTTTTACCCTGATCTTCATTGCTTCCTTCTCTCCTTCGGGTAAAGACCAAGTCCACAGGAATTCTATGATGTCTGTTATCCAAGTCGATTCTTCTTCTTTAACAGACGCAATCGTTGTCTCCGACTCGATGGATTTCTTGAAAACTTACTCCACTAATGTCTTCTTTTTCAGATGGTTGAAGGTGAGAGCTGCCAGCTTACTGAGTACATCCGCCTGCTTGTTCTTCCCGATGCAGACCTGTGAGGATTAGACCTGCACCAGCACCCTCGAAGCTTGCTGCGCCATCAGTGTAGAGTTCCCACAATTCGGGAGAAGGCGCGGGGAGTTGTTCAGGGTTGCAAATTACTGGCATATCAGCGGCAGTTTCGGCCAGATAGTCAGCCATCACCTGTCCCTTGATAGCGCTTCTGGCGCAGTATGCGATTTCATGTTCGCCCAGCTCTATCGCCCACTTGGTCAGTCTTCCCGATATCTCTGGTTTATAAAGCAATTGTCGAATAGGTTGGTCAGTGAGTACCGTAATTGGATACGCCTGGAAGTACCTGCGCAGACGACGAGAAGTGACGACGAGCGCGTATACGAGTTTTTCTATGGGGAGATAGTTTAACTCGCTTCCTGATAATGCTTTGCTGACGAAATATATTGGCATTTGGGCGTCTCCTCGCTCGGCAACTAGGATTGAGCTAACGGCTTCCTTAGACACTGCAAGGTAAAGTATCAGGGTTTCACCCGCGATAGGCGCTGTTAATGTAGGAAGATCTTTGAGGAGCGCCTTCATCTCTTGGAATGCCTTTTCTACCTCGTCAGTCCATTTGAAATCTAACTTTTTAGCGCAGTCTTTCAAGGTATGGAAGAACGGGAGCGATCTTAGGAATCGCGTTAATGCGGCTAATTTCCCATTGAGGCTTTGAACTTGCTTTTTTATTTTAGGAGAGGGCATTTTCTTAATTGCTTCTATTTTCTTTGGGTTCGCTTTGATTCCACGCGGAGTCACGATATGTCCTAAGAagtttccttcttcttctccaaagctACACTTAGCAGGTTTGAGCTTCATATTGATGCTCCTGAGCGTGTTAAATGTTTCAAGGATATCTACTAACAGTTCCTCCTCGGTGTTGCTTTTAATGTCAAGGTCATTGACATATGCCTTAAGGTTGCATCCAATTTGTTTAGAGAACGCTGTATCGATGGTGCGCTGATAAGTAGCACCAGCGCTTTTCAGTCCAAAGGGTTTTTGGTGTAACGGTATATCCCTTTGTCTGTATGGAACGCGATCTTCTCTTCGTCTTCCTCCACCATTTGTATTTGATGATATCCTTTGTAGGCGTTTAGGAAACACTTAAACCTAAAACCTGCAAGCGACTCAACTTTCCAGTCTATCTCTGGCAACGGATAATTGTCCTTGGGGCaagctttgttgatatctttaaaaTCAATACAGAGTCACCACATTCCATTGGACTTGGCTACCAGCACGGGGTTAGCCACCCATGTCAGGGTAGTTCACTTTGCGCAGTATGTTAGCTTTCACCAGCTTATCAACTTCTCTACACAACCATTCACTTCTTTCGGGTGCCATCAGCCGTTTCTTTTGCTTGATAGGGTCAAATTGGTGCTAGCGCGGAGATAATGTTGTGCTATCTCTCGAGGTACTCTGGTCATATCAGCATCGCGCTAACAGAATACATTGGAATTGAAAATGAGTATATTCCTCAGTTTCTCTTTAGTTTCGTGTGAGGCTCCCCTATCTTTACCTTCTGTTCCGGATATTCGGGATTTACTATGACCCACCATTCATTCGCGCCTTTTTCTTTGGGAGTAGCGCTTCCATTGTCAGTAATAGATGCGCATAAGGCATCTAGCGGCGCTGATTCGAGGGTGGCGACTCCTTGCTCTGTGGGGAATCGGACCATCCCGTGGATTGTGGATGGATTCTATGCTATCAGTGCGCTTTTTTAATTTGTCCTTGTTGTCCCTCAGCTCCAACCTCAAGTCTAGAATTCCAATGACCCACGTTGATTCTCCTGAAAACTCAGACAAGGCCGTGGTTGGAGGTTTGATGGTTTGCCTCGTCGTTGTAGGCAGCTGTCGGAAGAAATGCTCGTACATGATGTCAACACTACTATCGTTGTCCATATGAAGGCACTTCACGCCATGTAATGACTCGGGTAAGTATCCCTGTACTACAATGGGCACACAGGAAGTGTTGAACGTTCGGATGGCGGGGAATGATATATCTGTCGCCTCCGAGCTTCCACCAGCACCGGCTTTGCGCTTAGTTCCTAGCTGCTGTTGGAAGTTGGCCATTGAATGCACTTATCTTTTCCTAACAGATGCCTGTATAGAAAAAATAAATGAGTAGTGGACATATAGAGAAAATATCAAATAAAACTCTTTTAACTTGTAtgccccacggatggcgccaaatgatcaagcatagattAATCGGGTCGGGTtcagtccatgcttgacatcaatgaagggggatttaagggtcaattgggtttaactctccggtccggattaCCGTAAATAACCCCCCGCGAGATGAGGATCTCAtcgggggtggttaaacatagacccaccatcgacggGTCATCCGGTTAGCGATGGCTCGCGCTGGGAATAAGGtttatgttcatagaacgttacctgtatatcgagAGTATCTAGTGATATACTGTGAATCCGGTAGCGCAGGTATAGAATGCGCTATGTGAATAGCGCAGTTAGTCCGTACGTGGGTACtaaaaatagtatgtgtgtaaCTTCCCAAAAAAACGGATCTCTTGCCTTGTGATTCGAGTTCGTTATTTATAGCTACAATACCGTTTGCCTATTGGAGCCACGTGTTCCACGTTGCTTTCTTGTCTGTACTACCTGGTCGTCCAGGGGAGGGGACCAGGGAACAGTACTATTACTTTTTGCTAGTTGTCGGTCTTTGTACAGAGATCGTGGTAAGTACAGGACACGTCATCTTTATTCAGCGTGCTATCCTCAACCTGGCACTCCCAAGCGCACATTTACTTGCGCCTGCAGTGCCAGAGCGCGAGGGATGTGCACATATGGTGCAAGTGTGGTGCGCAACACGAGCCAAtcaggtatgcgtatcattaacagGTGCAAAAATGATCCACAATCAAGCAATAACAATAACTATGATCCATAACTGCTACGCAGATATAAACATGACCCACATCGAAAAAAGCAACAATTTTGACCCATTCCAACATAACAGTGGTTCTGACAACCTACAATCTTAATAGTAACAAAAATCATTGTAACTCTTATCAACTCTACTCAAATCATCATAACCCTTAGTAATTTGAGCAAGACAGACCTGACCCAGCTCATCATCATAGTAACAAAGCAGAAAACAAAGTTTCAATTCATACAGACAACTTACTTCGAGAAACTTAAATATCGCCAGCAAATAATTGGGTGAACACAATCCAGATTTGTTATGGATAAATTAGACCATACAAAGTACAATACTACTTGTCCACCAAGAACCTTTCCAGTGACGATGCAATACTGGATCCTGAAATCAATATACATGGGAGTCAATGGCGAGTCAAGAAtaggttaaaatgatattatgattttAACAAATCTGAGTAACACCTTTTAACTTTTAATGTAACAAACTTAAAATAAACAACATTAACAATCACCAGTTTCTTACAGTTCATTTACAATTGTTACAATTAATAACCTCATTTGAAATCTTATATTACACATAGTTAAACAGTTGTATGAATTCAAGAACTACCTAATCATCAACAATTCCAAATTCGAGTAAGGTGAAAAAAACCAACCATCAGTTAATAATCATCTAGATTGTAACATACTAACATGATCATCATTATCAGCATGGTAAGTATCCAGCATGAAGATTCTACCATATCCCTTTCCATTCTGGCCCTTATTATGTTACCACGTGGAATAAAAAAAGTAGATATTATAGTAATGTATAAattttaaacaaaaaaaataagTTAACAGACATATCTCAAGGGAATTGAAAAAATATAGGGTACATGATCAGGAATTGTAGATGAATCAATTAAGATCAAAAAATACATAcctccttgaaatgtcccgttcatattgattataaacgttccatattaattgatttcatcgcgaggttttgacctctatatgagacgtttttcaaagactgcattcatttttaagacaaccataacctttattttatcgataaaggtttaaaaagcattacatagattatcaaataatgataatctaaaatataccgtttacacacgaccattacataatggtttacaataagaatatattacatcaaaaataagtttcttgaatgcagtttttacataatatcatacaagcatggactccaaatcttgtccttattttagtatgcaacagcggaaactcttaataatcacctgagactaaacatgcttaaaacgtcgacaaaaatgttggtgagttataggcttaacctatatattatcaaatcataataatagaccacaagatttcatatttcaatatacatcccatacatagagataaaattcattcatatggattgaacacctggtaaccgacattaacaagatgcatataagtatatcccctatcattccgggaaaaccttcggacatgataatttcgaagtactaaagcattccaaattccagaatggggcttgttgggcccgatagatctatctttaggattcgcgtcaattagtagatcggtttactaattcttaggttaccaagcaaaaggggcatattcggcttcgatcattcacccatataatgtagtttcatttacttgtgtctatttcatagaatatttataaaactgcatgtattctcatcccaaaatattagattttaaaagtgggactataactcactttcacagatttttacttcgtcgagaagtaagacttggccactggtcgattcacgaacctataacaaatatgtacatatatatcaaagtatgttcaaaatatatttacaacatttttaatacgttttactgttttaagtttattaagtcagctgtcctcgttagtaacctacaactagttgtccattgttagatgtacagaaataaatcgatatatatatattatcttgaatcaatccacgacccagtgtatacacgtctcaggctagatcacaactcaaagtatatatatttttggaatcaacctcaaccctgtatagctaactccaacattactgcatatagagtgtctatggttgttccaaataatatatatacatgggtcgatatgatatgtcaaaacatttgcatacgtgtctatggtatcccaagattacataatatattagaatacatgtaatacaatataagttagctaggatatgatttgtatagaattgttacaatatttcccgtagctacaacaatcaaaaaatatccaattttgttttacccataacttcttcgttttaaattcgttttgagtgaataaaattggtatggtttaatattgaactctattttatgagtctaaatagaaaaagtataggtttatagtcggaaatataagttacaagtcatttttgtaaaggtagtcatttcagtcgaaagaacgacgtctagatgaccattttggaaaacatacttccactttgagtt
This window of the Rutidosis leptorrhynchoides isolate AG116_Rl617_1_P2 chromosome 7, CSIRO_AGI_Rlap_v1, whole genome shotgun sequence genome carries:
- the LOC139859654 gene encoding uncharacterized protein, giving the protein MYADTAERIKVCQEFQLHAPVSRVPQHPMIPITSPWPFCKWAIDIVGPFLKGAGNAEYLVVAIDFFTKWVEAKPLRSITKVIIPAEITVPTKRILSYSEGENDERLRTNLNYAEERREMAAIREATNKQRIAKYYDKRIRARTYKVGDLVWRDNQASRAQNTRKLGPNWEGPYKVIGISNTKTYKLAELKGNPIKRTWNATALKK